Proteins from one Salmonella bongori NCTC 12419 genomic window:
- the ahpC gene encoding alkyl hydroperoxide reductase subunit C, with translation MSLINTKIKPFKNQAFKNGEFIEVTEKDTEGRWSVFFFYPADFTFVCPTELGDVADHYEELQKLGVDVYSVSTDTHFTHKAWHSSSETIAKIKYAMIGDPTGALTRNFDNMREDEGLADRATFVVDPQGIIQAIEVTAEGIGRDASDLLRKIKAAQYVAAHPGEVCPAKWKEGEATLAPSLDLVGKI, from the coding sequence ATGTCCTTAATTAACACCAAAATCAAACCTTTCAAAAACCAGGCGTTCAAAAACGGTGAATTCATCGAAGTCACTGAGAAAGATACCGAAGGCCGCTGGAGCGTCTTCTTCTTCTATCCGGCCGACTTTACCTTTGTTTGCCCGACTGAGCTGGGCGACGTGGCTGATCATTACGAAGAACTGCAGAAGCTGGGCGTAGACGTTTATTCTGTTTCTACTGATACCCATTTCACCCACAAAGCATGGCACAGCAGCTCTGAAACCATCGCAAAAATCAAATACGCGATGATCGGCGACCCGACTGGCGCCCTGACCCGTAACTTCGACAACATGCGTGAAGATGAAGGTCTGGCAGACCGTGCAACCTTCGTTGTTGACCCGCAGGGGATCATCCAGGCTATCGAAGTTACCGCTGAAGGTATCGGCCGTGACGCGTCTGACCTGCTGCGTAAAATCAAAGCGGCTCAGTACGTTGCAGCCCACCCAGGCGAAGTTTGCCCGGCAAAATGGAAAGAAGGCGAAGCGACGCTGGCTCCGTCTCTGGACCTGGTCGGCAAAATCTAA
- a CDS encoding 4Fe-4S dicluster domain-containing protein, whose product MRRAFLVNSDKCIGCRGCAMACKSFNQLEPERFWRYVYPLDKEIYPHEERAFYSLACNHCENPACVAACPVEAYTKREDGVVVHNPEHCIGCKNCIRNCPYGAPRFNEETRKAEKCSMCYERLDVGMNPACVNACPVGALSIIDLDADPLPDNAVQFPPGFPRMPHLNPGTRFILARQPKQPEDK is encoded by the coding sequence ATGAGACGCGCATTCTTAGTTAATAGCGATAAATGCATTGGCTGCCGTGGCTGTGCGATGGCCTGTAAAAGTTTTAACCAGCTGGAACCGGAACGCTTCTGGCGTTACGTCTATCCGCTGGATAAAGAAATCTATCCGCATGAGGAGCGAGCGTTTTACTCGCTGGCCTGTAACCACTGTGAAAATCCGGCCTGCGTCGCCGCCTGCCCGGTAGAAGCCTACACCAAACGTGAAGATGGCGTGGTGGTGCATAATCCTGAGCACTGTATCGGGTGTAAGAACTGTATTCGCAATTGCCCATATGGGGCGCCGCGCTTCAATGAAGAAACGCGTAAAGCCGAAAAGTGCAGTATGTGTTATGAACGTCTCGATGTTGGTATGAACCCGGCCTGTGTAAATGCCTGTCCGGTTGGTGCGCTGAGTATTATCGATCTGGATGCCGATCCGCTGCCTGACAATGCGGTGCAGTTCCCGCCGGGGTTTCCGCGAATGCCGCACCTCAATCCAGGGACGCGCTTTATTCTGGCGCGTCAGCCTAAGCAGCCGGAGGACAAGTAA
- a CDS encoding TorD/DmsD family molecular chaperone, translating to MDSIYEYLTELESSGLLLRDFFISSDSQTLKSAYLALNKEAAELSDSDWLAAEYDFNALFVGPGKLKAAPYASVYLEEDALVMGKSTLSLREFMEDLGLSINKKNNTPDDHISYVLELAVLLLINARKSPEYIEMLTRYVNSYITEWVPEYIEKIKINAQTAPLRKVAEKLSYWLDELITRVQL from the coding sequence ATGGATTCAATTTATGAATACCTGACGGAACTTGAATCTTCAGGACTATTACTACGTGATTTTTTTATTTCCTCTGACAGCCAGACTCTTAAGTCTGCTTACCTTGCGCTTAATAAAGAAGCCGCTGAGTTAAGCGACAGTGACTGGCTGGCTGCAGAATATGATTTTAATGCCCTGTTTGTCGGTCCTGGAAAGCTTAAGGCCGCGCCCTATGCTTCGGTTTATCTGGAGGAAGATGCGTTGGTAATGGGTAAGTCTACGTTAAGTTTACGGGAGTTTATGGAAGATTTAGGTCTCTCCATAAATAAAAAAAATAATACGCCTGATGATCATATTTCTTATGTTCTGGAATTGGCAGTTTTATTGCTTATCAACGCCAGAAAGTCCCCGGAATACATAGAAATGCTTACTCGATATGTAAATTCTTATATAACCGAGTGGGTGCCTGAGTATATCGAAAAAATAAAAATAAATGCCCAGACTGCGCCGCTACGTAAGGTTGCGGAAAAATTATCTTATTGGCTTGATGAATTAATTACGAGAGTACAATTATGA
- a CDS encoding molybdopterin-dependent oxidoreductase gives MSNEPGLLNRRSFLKGLVALGAVSALPGGLLSSRCAYAQPPIPFNPKTYKIYRNACPRNCYDTCSLKTWVKDDVITFVEGAPESTFTHGTPCVKGLSYPRRVYSPDRIKYPMVQDVRGSGNWRRISWEEAMQRIATKMLEIKKKDGSMLGVALTKYSGKFGVLNYAVEGMMSSLGYTTRFAGTPCWPAGIDAQNYDMGDMWCNDPEDMVKAKYIIIWGANPAWCSMHSMKYIYQAREKGAKVVVIDPLLSQTAAKADLYLRVRPGSDGALALGMARHLVDKGLVDQDFVNNYAHGYAEFEVYLRNNVTVEWASEICGLSVDVIRQLAEEFTAVNPATVWIGYGMQRHVNGGANVRAIDAFVAMTGNIGVEGGGARYGHLHTWGFNYNAMLQKQPEGSIGVPGAAGTTSEFGAAAGSEAVQYSDRSLNINQTAQGILDATDPPVRMLWVACKNPFAQDFDRSKMEKAFEKLEMVVCADQFFNETVQHADIVLPVTTAFEEWNVDASYWHYWLSINQPAIKPMFEAKCDLEIATMLSRTINKMAPGSCTFPQEFDHKRWLDLEFNDGMAKMFGISSWDELLDGPKKAILPSSAAWYDRKFKTPSGKYEFKSELAEKNGHTALPEYKPEAESKLPFHLFTPHVQFGLHSQFINLDWMQVFYPEPFVYMHPASAQKKGIAENDLVKVFNTTGEIELRVKVTTNVPEDFLVMYEAWFPKRKYNVQNVVADTPADMGLMKTGAPGAAIHSQFADVVLIGKGGDVA, from the coding sequence ATGAGCAATGAACCGGGACTTCTGAACAGACGTTCGTTTTTAAAGGGACTGGTTGCGCTGGGGGCGGTATCCGCTTTACCCGGCGGGCTATTGTCTTCCCGTTGCGCTTATGCGCAACCGCCGATTCCTTTTAACCCTAAGACCTACAAAATCTATCGCAATGCGTGCCCACGTAATTGCTATGACACGTGTAGCCTGAAGACCTGGGTTAAAGATGACGTAATCACCTTCGTGGAGGGCGCGCCAGAATCCACTTTTACGCACGGCACGCCGTGCGTAAAAGGACTTAGCTACCCGCGCCGTGTCTACAGCCCGGATCGCATCAAATATCCCATGGTACAGGATGTGCGTGGCAGCGGTAACTGGCGTCGTATCTCCTGGGAAGAGGCAATGCAGCGTATCGCTACCAAGATGCTGGAAATCAAGAAAAAAGACGGTTCCATGCTGGGCGTGGCGCTGACCAAATACTCCGGCAAGTTCGGCGTACTGAACTATGCCGTTGAAGGGATGATGTCCTCACTGGGCTATACCACTCGTTTCGCCGGCACGCCGTGCTGGCCTGCCGGTATCGATGCGCAAAACTACGACATGGGCGATATGTGGTGTAACGACCCGGAAGATATGGTGAAAGCGAAATATATCATTATCTGGGGCGCCAATCCGGCCTGGTGCTCGATGCACTCAATGAAGTACATCTATCAGGCGCGCGAGAAAGGGGCGAAGGTCGTCGTTATCGACCCGCTGCTGTCGCAAACCGCTGCTAAAGCCGATCTTTATCTGCGTGTTCGCCCAGGTTCTGACGGCGCGCTGGCGCTGGGGATGGCGCGTCATCTGGTCGATAAAGGGCTGGTGGATCAGGATTTCGTCAACAACTACGCCCACGGTTATGCCGAGTTTGAAGTGTATCTGCGCAATAACGTGACTGTGGAATGGGCATCAGAAATCTGCGGCTTGTCTGTGGATGTCATTCGCCAGCTGGCGGAAGAGTTTACCGCCGTTAACCCGGCCACCGTATGGATTGGTTACGGAATGCAGCGTCACGTCAATGGCGGCGCTAACGTGCGGGCGATTGACGCCTTTGTCGCCATGACCGGTAATATCGGCGTGGAAGGCGGTGGTGCGCGTTATGGGCATCTGCATACCTGGGGTTTTAATTATAACGCCATGTTGCAGAAGCAGCCGGAAGGTTCCATTGGCGTGCCTGGCGCGGCGGGGACAACCAGCGAATTTGGTGCAGCAGCCGGTAGCGAAGCCGTCCAGTACTCTGATCGTTCTTTGAATATCAACCAGACGGCGCAGGGGATCCTCGACGCTACTGATCCACCGGTACGTATGCTGTGGGTGGCCTGTAAAAACCCGTTTGCCCAGGATTTTGATCGCAGCAAAATGGAAAAAGCGTTTGAAAAGCTGGAGATGGTGGTGTGCGCCGACCAGTTCTTCAACGAAACCGTTCAGCATGCCGATATTGTGCTACCGGTGACGACAGCGTTTGAAGAGTGGAATGTAGACGCCTCTTACTGGCACTACTGGCTTTCTATTAACCAGCCGGCTATCAAGCCAATGTTCGAAGCGAAATGCGATCTGGAAATCGCCACGATGCTGTCGCGCACCATCAATAAGATGGCGCCGGGCTCCTGTACCTTCCCGCAAGAGTTTGACCACAAGCGCTGGCTGGATCTGGAATTTAACGACGGAATGGCGAAGATGTTCGGTATCTCTTCCTGGGACGAGCTGCTGGATGGGCCGAAAAAAGCGATTCTGCCAAGCTCTGCCGCCTGGTATGACCGTAAGTTCAAAACGCCCTCAGGCAAGTATGAATTTAAATCTGAACTGGCGGAGAAGAACGGCCACACCGCGCTGCCGGAATACAAACCGGAAGCCGAGAGTAAATTGCCGTTCCATCTATTTACGCCGCACGTGCAGTTTGGTCTGCATTCGCAGTTTATCAACCTGGACTGGATGCAGGTGTTCTACCCGGAACCGTTTGTCTATATGCACCCAGCTTCGGCGCAGAAAAAAGGTATTGCTGAGAACGATCTGGTGAAAGTCTTTAATACCACGGGTGAGATTGAGTTGCGTGTCAAAGTGACGACTAACGTGCCGGAAGATTTTCTGGTGATGTACGAAGCGTGGTTCCCGAAACGGAAATATAACGTGCAGAACGTGGTGGCTGATACTCCGGCCGATATGGGGTTAATGAAAACGGGCGCGCCGGGTGCCGCCATTCATAGTCAGTTTGCTGACGTTGTGCTGATCGGTAAAGGAGGTGACGTCGCATGA
- the ahpF gene encoding alkyl hydroperoxide reductase subunit F, with protein sequence MLDTNMKTQLKAYLEKLTKPVELIATLDDSAKSAEIKELLAEIAELSPKVTFKENNSLPVRKPSFLITNPGSEQGPRFAGSPLGHEFTSLVLALLWTGGHPSKEAQELLAQIRDIDGDFEFETYYSLSCHNCPDVVQALNLMAVLNPRIKHTAIDGGTFQNEITERNVMGVPAVFVNGKEFGQGRMTLSEIIAKVDTGAEKRAAEALNKREAYDVLIVGSGPAGAAAAVYSARKGIRTGLMGERFGGQVLDTVDIENYISVPKTEGQKLAGALKAHVSDYDVDVIDSQSASKLIPAASEGGLHQIETASGAVLKARSVIIATGAKWRNMNVPGEDQYRTKGVTYCPHCDGPLFKGKRVAVIGGGNSGVEAAIDLAGIVEHVTLLEFAPEMKADQVLQDKVRSLKNVDIILNAQTTEVKGDGSKVTGLEYRDRVSGDTHQVALAGIFVQIGLLPNTQWLEGALERNRMGEIIIDAKCETSVKGVFAAGDCTTVPYKQIIIATGEGAKASLSAFDYLIRSKVA encoded by the coding sequence ATGCTCGACACTAACATGAAAACCCAGCTCAAGGCCTACCTTGAGAAACTGACCAAACCTGTTGAGCTGATTGCCACGCTGGATGACAGCGCTAAATCGGCAGAAATCAAGGAACTGCTGGCGGAAATCGCCGAACTTTCACCGAAAGTGACCTTTAAAGAAAATAACAGCCTGCCCGTGCGCAAGCCCTCTTTTCTGATCACCAATCCAGGCTCGGAGCAGGGGCCGCGCTTTGCGGGCTCGCCGCTGGGCCATGAATTTACCTCGCTGGTGCTGGCGCTGCTGTGGACGGGGGGGCATCCGTCTAAAGAGGCGCAGGAACTGCTGGCACAGATCCGCGATATTGACGGTGATTTTGAGTTCGAAACATATTATTCCCTTTCCTGCCACAACTGCCCGGACGTGGTACAGGCGCTGAACCTGATGGCGGTGTTGAATCCACGGATTAAACATACGGCGATTGACGGCGGCACCTTCCAGAATGAAATCACCGAGCGTAACGTAATGGGGGTTCCGGCGGTATTTGTGAACGGTAAAGAGTTCGGCCAGGGACGTATGACTCTGAGCGAAATTATTGCCAAAGTGGATACCGGGGCAGAAAAACGAGCGGCGGAAGCGTTAAACAAACGCGAGGCGTATGATGTACTGATTGTCGGTTCCGGTCCGGCAGGGGCGGCGGCGGCGGTTTACTCGGCGCGTAAGGGGATTCGTACCGGTTTGATGGGCGAACGTTTTGGTGGCCAGGTGCTGGATACTGTTGATATCGAAAACTATATTTCAGTGCCAAAAACCGAAGGCCAGAAACTGGCGGGCGCGCTGAAAGCGCATGTCAGCGATTATGACGTTGACGTCATTGATAGTCAGAGCGCAAGTAAACTGATTCCGGCAGCGTCAGAAGGCGGATTGCATCAGATTGAAACCGCGTCCGGCGCAGTATTGAAAGCGCGCAGTGTTATCATCGCCACTGGCGCCAAATGGCGTAATATGAATGTGCCCGGTGAAGATCAGTATCGCACCAAAGGCGTGACTTATTGCCCGCATTGTGACGGTCCACTGTTTAAAGGCAAGCGTGTTGCCGTTATTGGAGGCGGTAACTCTGGCGTTGAAGCGGCTATCGATCTCGCAGGGATTGTAGAACACGTTACCCTGCTGGAGTTTGCGCCGGAAATGAAAGCCGACCAGGTATTGCAGGATAAAGTCCGTAGTCTGAAAAACGTCGATATTATTCTGAATGCGCAAACCACCGAAGTGAAAGGTGATGGTAGCAAGGTTACGGGTCTGGAGTATCGCGATCGCGTCAGTGGTGACACGCATCAGGTTGCACTGGCGGGGATCTTCGTGCAGATCGGCCTGCTGCCGAATACCCAGTGGCTGGAAGGCGCGCTGGAACGTAACCGGATGGGCGAAATTATCATTGACGCCAAATGTGAAACCAGCGTTAAGGGGGTCTTTGCGGCGGGTGACTGTACCACTGTCCCTTACAAGCAGATTATTATCGCCACAGGCGAGGGGGCAAAAGCCTCGCTTAGTGCCTTTGATTATCTGATTCGCAGCAAAGTCGCCTAA
- the dsbG gene encoding thiol:disulfide interchange protein DsbG: protein MIKRTLLLAMLPILAHAEDLPAPVKAIEKQGITILKPFDAPGGMKGYLGKYQDMGVTIYLTPDGKHAISGYMYNEKGENLSNALIEKEIYAPAGREMWQKMEKASWILDGKKDAPVVLYVFADPFCPYCKQFWQQARPWVESGKVQLRTLLVGVIKPESPATAAAILAAKDPAKTWHDYEASAGKMKLDVPAAIPPAQMKVINQNQQLMDDLGANATPAIYYMNKDNTLQQVVGLPEKAQLDVMMGQP, encoded by the coding sequence ATGATTAAACGTACACTACTGCTTGCTATGCTGCCCATCCTCGCCCACGCGGAAGACCTGCCTGCGCCGGTTAAAGCCATTGAAAAACAGGGTATTACCATTCTTAAGCCCTTCGATGCGCCGGGAGGCATGAAAGGCTATCTCGGAAAGTACCAGGACATGGGCGTCACGATTTACCTGACGCCGGACGGCAAACACGCGATTTCCGGCTATATGTATAATGAAAAAGGTGAAAACCTTAGCAACGCCCTGATAGAAAAAGAGATCTATGCGCCCGCCGGACGTGAAATGTGGCAGAAAATGGAAAAAGCGTCCTGGATACTCGACGGTAAAAAAGACGCGCCGGTGGTGCTGTATGTCTTCGCCGACCCTTTCTGCCCCTATTGTAAGCAGTTCTGGCAACAGGCCCGTCCGTGGGTCGAATCTGGCAAAGTGCAATTACGCACGTTACTGGTCGGCGTGATTAAACCGGAAAGCCCGGCGACAGCCGCAGCAATCTTAGCCGCCAAAGACCCGGCGAAAACCTGGCATGATTATGAGGCCTCAGCCGGAAAAATGAAACTGGACGTTCCGGCGGCCATCCCGCCGGCGCAGATGAAAGTCATTAATCAGAATCAGCAGTTGATGGATGATCTTGGCGCTAATGCCACCCCGGCGATTTATTACATGAATAAAGATAACACCCTGCAACAGGTTGTTGGTTTACCTGAAAAAGCACAGTTGGACGTGATGATGGGGCAACCTTAA